A genomic stretch from Bacteroidota bacterium includes:
- a CDS encoding O-antigen ligase family protein, whose protein sequence is MQGVTATLHPERIEAPVLLVKPCMMLCGILAVLKVVPVLVSVVMLGLAIYAWRGAKESIQALSVMFLLLNLNPAVFYFWGQGASLRWLILGSAFGRLVADAILSNRKWPFKVNMQLLLYAAVIVILSAISSRLPAISIFKAVAFFMGAVTILTGFYRTRDEQAYWFSWFFSVFVLMLCLSLPLYFSAAGFFTNGRGFQGILNHPQTLGPVTAPLTAALTMWVFRSERQSIIHLAVLCAGLFVIYASQSRTALLMYTASLLVAGVVVWMRRRAPVRRKKPLFPVAVKLLGVLTMALLLVSQGRVIDDKVQQFLLKKSETEESLSFQVRSSMVARQMANFETQPLTGIGFGVPSSVDDWVSLSTGFLGIPTGFPVEKGFLPSAVLEETGLIGASLLIVLLFTLVGPVLKKATAPYLAILLACMLANTGEMVFFSFGGAGLYYWLLIGLSYNSVIPCVE, encoded by the coding sequence ATGCAAGGTGTTACAGCTACACTACATCCTGAGCGCATTGAAGCACCTGTATTGCTGGTGAAGCCGTGCATGATGTTATGTGGCATCCTGGCGGTACTCAAGGTGGTGCCAGTGCTTGTATCAGTAGTAATGCTTGGCCTGGCAATCTATGCGTGGCGTGGTGCCAAAGAGAGTATACAGGCGCTATCCGTTATGTTTTTACTGCTCAATCTGAACCCTGCAGTCTTCTATTTCTGGGGACAGGGAGCTTCTCTGCGTTGGCTGATATTGGGGAGTGCCTTTGGCCGCCTGGTCGCAGATGCCATACTGAGCAACAGAAAATGGCCATTTAAGGTGAATATGCAGCTGTTGCTATACGCTGCGGTGATTGTGATACTTTCGGCCATTTCCAGTCGGCTGCCGGCCATTTCGATCTTCAAGGCTGTTGCCTTCTTTATGGGCGCCGTTACAATCCTGACCGGTTTTTATCGTACCCGTGATGAACAAGCGTATTGGTTTTCCTGGTTCTTCTCCGTGTTTGTATTGATGTTGTGTTTGAGTTTGCCGCTCTATTTCTCTGCTGCCGGCTTCTTTACAAATGGGAGGGGTTTTCAGGGTATTTTGAATCATCCACAGACCCTGGGGCCTGTTACTGCGCCGCTGACAGCTGCGTTAACGATGTGGGTTTTCAGGTCTGAACGCCAGTCAATCATCCATTTGGCCGTGTTGTGCGCTGGCTTGTTTGTGATTTATGCTTCGCAGTCGCGTACAGCGTTATTGATGTATACCGCGAGCTTACTGGTGGCCGGAGTTGTGGTATGGATGCGCAGGCGCGCGCCTGTACGCCGGAAAAAGCCGTTATTTCCTGTTGCCGTAAAACTGCTTGGCGTATTGACAATGGCCCTTTTGCTTGTTTCACAAGGGCGCGTCATTGATGACAAGGTACAGCAGTTTTTGCTCAAAAAATCTGAAACTGAAGAGTCTTTGTCTTTTCAGGTTCGAAGCTCAATGGTAGCGCGGCAGATGGCCAATTTTGAGACACAGCCGCTAACTGGGATTGGATTTGGTGTACCATCGAGTGTAGACGACTGGGTATCTCTGTCGACAGGATTTCTTGGTATACCTACCGGTTTTCCGGTAGAAAAAGGATTTTTGCCCTCCGCAGTTCTCGAAGAAACAGGCCTGATTGGGGCCTCACTTCTCATAGTGCTTCTGTTCACCCTGGTTGGTCCGGTATTGAAAAAAGCTACCGCGCCATACCTGGCCATCTTGCTGGCATGTATGCTGGCGAACACCGGAGAGATGGTCTTCTTCTCATTTGGTGGAGCAGGGCTTTATTACTGGCTACTCATTGGTTTGAGTTATAACAGCGTGATACCATGTGTGGAATAG